One genomic window of Glycine max cultivar Williams 82 chromosome 16, Glycine_max_v4.0, whole genome shotgun sequence includes the following:
- the LOC100779467 gene encoding kelch repeat-containing protein At3g27220 codes for MASPTTRFLHHHSHYSSASKILIFFCLSAFLALALIANLFRASLSTHYLAIATNWVDTNAPLLIPNLTAIPHNNNNNKGKDGKIAKRRGPERFLSATFADLPAPEWHWKQMPSAPVPRLDGYSIQIKNMFYVFAGYANLDHVHSHVDVFDFSSNKWVDQIKMPKEMAHSHLGIASDGRYIYIISGQYGIQCSGPTTASFSLDTATKKWKPLPPLPAPRYAPATQLWKGRLHVMGGSKENRHTPGIDHWSLAVKDGEALEQQWRDEVPIPRGGPHRACIAVNDRLFVIGGQEGDFMAKPGSPIFKCSRRHEVVYGDVYMLDEEMKWKILPAMPKPDSHIECAWVIVNNSIIITGGTTEKHPVTKRMMLVGEVFQFRLDTMKWSVIGKLPYRIKTTLTGFWDGWLYFTSGQRDRGPDNPQPKQVVGEMWRTKLHLS; via the exons ATGGCATCGCCAACAACGAGGTTTCTCCACCACCATAGCCATTATTCTTCTGCGTCAAAAATCTTAATCTTCTTCTGTCTCTCTGCATTTCTCGCCCTCGCCCTCATCGCCAACCTCTTCCGCGCCTCCCTCTCCACTCACTATCTCGCCATCGCCACCAACTGGGTCGACACCAACGCACCCCTTCTTATTCCGAATCTCACCGCCATAcctcacaacaacaacaacaacaag GGAAAAGATGGGAAGATTGCAAAAAGGAGGGGTCCCGAGAGATTCCTTTCGGCTACATTTGCAGACTTGCCTGCTCCCGAGTGGCATTGGAAGCAGATGCCCTCGGCTCCAGTGCCTCGGCTAGATGGGTACTCTATACAGATTAAGAATATGTTTTATGTGTTTGCAGGATATGCCAATCTTGACCAT GTGCACTCGCATGTTGATGTGTTCGATTTCAGCAGCAACAAGTGGGTAGATCAGATtaaaatgccaaaggaaatggCTCATTCACATTTGGGCATAGCATCTGATGGGAGGTATATATACATTATCTCAGGACAATATGGTATCCAATGCAGTGGGCCTACTACCGCATCCTTTTCGTTAGACACTGCAACAAAGAAATGGAAACCTTTGCCACCATTGCCAGCCCCCAG GTATGCTCCTGCAACTCAATTATGGAAAGGAAGACTCCATGTCATGGGTGGTAGCAAGGAGAATCGCCATACACCTGGAATAGATCATTGGAGTTTGGCTGTGAAGGATGGTGAAGCATTGGAGCAACAATGGCGGGACGAAGTTCCCATTCCACGCGGTGGACCACATAG GGCTTGCATTGCAGTCAATGATCGACTTTTTGTTATTGGTGGACAAGAGGGTGATTTTATGGCCAAACCCGGTTCGCCTATATTCAAGTGTTCACGCAGGCATGAG GTGGTCTATGGAGATGTTTATATGCTGGATGaagaaatgaaatggaaaatttTGCCAGCTATGCCAAAACCAGATTCTCATATAGAGTGTGCATGGGTAATTGTCAACAATTCAATAATCATCACTGGAGGTACCACAGAAAAGCACCCAGTGACAAAAAGGATGATGCTGGTTGGGGAGGTTTTCCAATTTCGTTTAGACACAATG AAGTGGTCAGTGATTGGAAAGCTTCCATATCGCATAAAAACCACATTAACTGGTTTTTGGGATGGATGGCTATACTTTACATCAGGACAAAGGGACAGAGGGCCAGATAACCCACAACCAAAACAGGTTGTTGGAGAAATGTGGAGAACGAAATTACATTTGTCATAG
- the LOC100789781 gene encoding cytochrome c1 2, heme protein, mitochondrial-like isoform X1, protein MAGGVIQQILRRKLHPRFTNSPLLSPIVAKKDDAGSTGSQSLRALALIGAGLSGLFSFSTMAAADEAEHGLACPSYPWPHKGILSSYDHASIRRGHQVYTEVCASCHSMSLISYRDLVGVAYTEEEVKAMAAEIEVVDGPNDEGEMFTRPGKLSDRFPQPYANEAAARFANGGAYPPDLSLVTKARHNGQNYVFALLTGYRDPPAGVSIREGLHYNPYFPGGAIAMPKMLNDGAVEYEDGTPATEAQMGKDVVSFLTWAAEPEMEERKLMGFKWIFVLSLALLQAAYYRRLRWSVLKSRKLVLDVVN, encoded by the exons ATGGCTGGAGGTGTTATTCAGCAGATATTGAGGAGGAAACTCCACCCTCGGTTTACT AACTCTCCCTTGTTGTCACCCATCGTAGCAAAAAAAGATGATGCTGGCTCTACTGGCAGTCAGTCCTTAAGAGCACTTGCATTAATTGGAGCTGGTTTGTCAGGTCTTTTCAGTTTTTCAACAATGGCAGCAGCTGATGAAGCTGAACATGGCCTGGCATGTCCAAGCTATCCATGGCCTCACAAGGGAATTCTTAGTTCATATGATCACGCTTC GATTCGTCGTGGTCATCAAGTTTATACAGAAGTCTGTGCTTCCTGCCATTCTATGTCTTTGATATCGTATCGTGATTTGGTTGGTGTTGCTTATACAGAAGAAGAGGTAAAGGCTATGGCAGCTGAGATTGAGGTGGTTGATGGCCCTAACGATGAGGGTGAGATGTTTACACGCCCTGGTAAACTCAGTGATCGTTTTCCTCAGCCATATGCAAATGAAGCAGCTGCTAGGTTTGCTAATGGAGGAGCTTATCCTCCAGATCTAAGTCTTGTTACCAAA GCCCGTCACAATGGTCAGAACTATGTTTTTGCCCTTCTGACTGGTTATCGTGACCCACCTGCTGGTGTTTCG ATAAGAGAGGGACTTCATTATAATCCTTACTTTCCTGGTGGAGCAATTGCCATGCCTAAAATGCTTAATGATGGTGCTGTGGAATATGAAGATGGTACTCCTGCTACAGAAGCTCAG ATGGGGAAGGATGTTGTGTCATTCTTAACTTGGGCCGCCGAACCCGAGATGGAAGAGAGAAAACTG ATGGGATTTAAATGGATATTTGTACTGTCATTGGCACTACTTCAGGCTGCCTATTACCGCCGCTTGAGGTGGTCAGTTCTAAAGTCTCGCAAGCTGGTTCTTGATGTTGTCAACTAG